In Desulfosporosinus youngiae DSM 17734, the genomic stretch AGCTCTCAAGGACGCAGTGCAAAAATGAGTCTTCGGACCGGTGATAAATCAGGTTCCAGGTGCTTTCTGGAACCTGATTTTGTATATCCGCACTGGATCTGTTCGCGAATATAGTTTATTTAAGAGGAAGCAGGGCCTATATGCGTATTGATAAATATCTGAAAGTATCTCGGCTTATAAAGCGGCGAACCGTTGCTAAAGATGTTTGTGTTGGAGAGAAGATCTCAATTAACGGAAAAACAGTTAAACCTTCAGCAGAAGTTAAAATAGGGGACCGTATCACTTTGGAATTTGCAAATCGGGTGATTGAGGTTCGGGTGCTGTCAACTCCAAATAGTGTTAAAGCCAACGAAGCACAGGCACTTTACGAAACGATTCGTGATGAACGAAGGACAGAGTCTTAATTTAAGACTCTGTCTTTTTATATATCAGACTACCATGCTGCTGTGCAGCACCACTGATGAATGAAAATAGGTCTCTCGGGTCGGGCGGCTTCTCCCACATCCGTTCACTCAGCACTCCGAGGCTCGCCCACTCACCGGCGCGGGACTCCGCCAAACCTCTGGGTAGTACCTGATGTGAACCCGTGGCTACGTTTCCCCGCACCGGTTTGTGGGCTTTTATCACCTCTCCATGCGATGAGTTCACTCCTGTGGGAGAAGCCGCCTGACTTTGAGGTCTACACGCTCCCGGAGTAGATTAGATAAATGAATCCTAGTCTAAAGGACGGGGTCTGTGAATAGGGTTATAAGAAGAAAAAGAGTTAGGGGGATGGGGCATGGTTGACAAAGTTCCCAAAGGACATCGCCTTGTCATGGAAAATCGAGAACTTATCGAATTGACAGGGGTTCGAAAAGTTCAGTCCTTTGACCCCAAGGAAATTGTCCTTGAAACTGAACTTGGGATATTAAGTGTCAAAGGGGAGCAGTTAGGCATAAAGTTGCTCAATCTTGAGGAGGGGTTAGTGGATTTACAAGGCTTTGTCGCTGCGTTAGTTTATCATCGAAATTCCGGCGATGCTTCACGCCGGGGATTTTTGAACAGAGTATTCCGTTAAGAATAAGGATTCCTCCATAGCATGAAGAGGGAAAAAAGAAAGGAGGAATAACAATCTCAGAATTTGAGACTTTTTTTTGGATAATCACTGGGGGAGCAGCAGTTGGATTGGTTTTTGACTTTTACCGCTCATTTCGAAAATGGCTAAACTGGGGACGAATCTTGACGTTTGGCGGGGATGTATTATTTTCTTTGGTTGCTATGGGTATTCTTTTTTGCTTTTTTGAAAGAGCAAATGCTCTGGACTTTCGTTTTTATATTATTTGGGGCAGCTTGTTAGGTCTGGCACTATATCTAAGATTATTGAGTCGTTTTTCTCTACGATGCTTTAACGGTTTCTATAGATTGATATCCTTTCTGGCAAATCTTATCCACAGAGCCATCATGATTCCGGTCAGGGCTTTGGTACTTATCATGAGACCTCCGTATGCGATGTTACGGTGGTTAAGCATGCTTCTCTATCGGATCGGAGAGATTATTCTTGTTGAGCGGATTATGCGTATTAACAGGAGGTTGAGAGAGTGGTGGAAGGGGTTCTTACCCCCCAGAATAAATCACTAAAATTTACCAGGGGGCTTGATTCCTGAATAGTGAGTGGCTATAATGGAGTTAATTCGTCACTTTTGTAATTGGTTTGTCCATAGTTTGTAGGGTATTTGTCCACAAACTATCCACAATTTGTGTATAACATTTAAGCAAGGGCGTGCCACTGTGCATCTAGAAATTAGGGGTTTGGAAAAACTAAGTTTTCGGGAACGCCAAGCAGTGATGCTTAAGGAAAGTGGAAAGTCGCTGGAGGATATCTCTAAAAGACTTCATCTCAGCCAGAGTTCTGTAGCAACTCTCTTAACCCGCGCCAGAAGTAAAGGGTATGAAATCGTTTGTATTATTCCAGGTGGTGAACTTGGTTTAGAAGGAGAGGAATTGGATGAAGACGGATCGTCTGAAGATTAACTCTAAACATCGCCCAAGGGTTCGGATTCGTCGCAGTTCTGTATTGATATTATGCGTAGTCATGATAGTTGTGGGAAGCTCGGCTTGGCAAATATGGAAACTTCGCTCTCAGGTTGAAGAGCAATTAGCTCAATTAAATCAAGAAAAGGTTAAATTGCTTCAACAAGAGAAACTTCTGAATGATGAGATTGCACGGCTGAACAACCCAAGTTATATTGAGCAGTTAGCCCGGGAGCAGCTAGGTCTCGTAAAACAAGGTGAAATTCTCATTTCTCCCAAGAATTAGTACTATACATTGCCCTTATTAGCCTTGACAGGCAGGAAATGTACTGCATATAATAGAGGTTAAGTATAGATAGATCATCACAAGGAGGAGTTTGCTTCGTATGGCCATTGACGTTGGCAGTATTGTTGAAGGGGTCGTAACAGGGATCACGAACTTTGGAGCATTTATTGAATTACCGGATAGAGTTACCGGACTCGTACATATCTCGGAAGTCGCTGATGCCTATGTCAAGGACGTTCGAGATTACTTGAAGGAACAGGATCATGTTAAGGTAAAGGTTATTCATGTTGATGAAAAGGGAAAGATTGGGCTCTCAATCAAGCAAGCAAACCCCACCGTTCGTAATGTGGGTCGTGAACGCCGTCTTCCGCCAACGATATCTTTTGAGGATAAACTGGCTAAGTTTATAAAAGACAGTGATGAACGTCAAACTGAGTTTCGCCGGGCCACGGACTCTAAACGTGGAGGTAGAGGATCAAGCAGATACTAAAATAATAACCGCCGAAAGGCGGTTTTTTATTATACTGCCAGAAAGTATAAGGGCAACTAAGGCTGCCGCCCGAAGACAGTGCCTTCGGGTGCCAGCCAAGTTTTCTTTAGATAGTGAGAAGGACCGCAGGGACAATTCGTGAATCCCTGCGGTTTTCTTAGTTTCAAATAGTGAAAATGCTGGCATATTTATTGGGCGTATAGTGTTATAGCGGAACTATGGAAAGTTTTACAAGGAATGACGTCGAAAGTTGTTGTGTTTTATTGACTTTACTAGACAAGCTTTGCTAATCACTTGAGTTATAATATTGCCAATAAATGGTTAAGAGGTGACGTTATGGCAGAGTGGGCAACGTTGAAACTAGATCAAGGTCTGCGAAGCAGAATTTCAATTGAGAGTGCGTTTGTTCCGATGGTTTTAGGAGGGTTGTTGGCTCGGGGAAGTGTTTTGGGCCTTCATCCCTTTGGAGTTGCGTTTGGAGCGGCCTTGATATTGAGAGGGGAGAAAGGGTTTGCCTTTGGTTTGTTAGGTGTTCTTGTGGGATTGATTTCCTTAAACGACGTAGCCTTTACGTTACAAGGTGTGGCTGTCTTGGCCACTTTAATGGTAATTATGCCTCCGATACGTAAGAAAAAGAACCAGGGAATCTATTTGGTTACCTTGACATGTTTAATAACGACCTTGGTTGCTTATCTTGCTATTTGTTTAGCAAATCCTAATCTTTATGCTCTTTTAACAATGGGTCTGCAAGGGGTGCTTTCTGGAGGATGTGCCATTATTTTTTGGTTTGCCTTATGTCATCAGGAGGCTATTTGGAGAGCGGAATTCCAGCGTGAACAAGGAATTGCCTGGCTATTTATCCTCATTGGTGTGATTAGTGGTCTGCAAGGGGTCCAAGTTATGGAGATCAATTTTGCCGTTGTCTTGTTAAGTTTCTTTACCTTATTTGTATCAGAACGCTATGGAGCGGGGACTGCGGCAGGCGTAGGAGCATTACTTGGTTTTATGCCCCAATTAGCGATTGACACTCAAAATCTGGTGGATGCCGGAATCTATGGACTAGCGGGTTTTTGTACGGGAGCTTTTCGGCGCTTTGGTAAACTGGGAATTGGAACGGCCTTTATTGCGGTAATGCTGATGCTTACTATCTTTTTAAGGCAGGAAGCAATTTATTCTCAACTTATTTCTTCCACAGTGGGGCTTTTCCTCTTTTTACTATGGCCGGGAGCAACCCCCGAAAAGAGCTTTTTGAAGCCAAAGGTGATTCCGGAGGTAGAAACCACTGTTTCTAAAGTAAAGGCCCTGTCAGAGATTTTTGATCAAATTGCCCTAAGTTATCAGGCATCAGAGACAGAAGCCTTAGAGATGCGCCCGGAAGTTCCTGAACTTATGAATGTTTTGGTGGAGCGTGTCTGTCATTCTTGCCCGACCATGGATGTGTGCTGGAACAGAGAGTTTTACAAAACATACCATATCTTCTTTGAACTTTTTGGTTTAGTTGAGAAGGAGACTGACCTTAGT encodes the following:
- a CDS encoding FtsB family cell division protein; protein product: MKTDRLKINSKHRPRVRIRRSSVLILCVVMIVVGSSAWQIWKLRSQVEEQLAQLNQEKVKLLQQEKLLNDEIARLNNPSYIEQLAREQLGLVKQGEILISPKN
- the yabQ gene encoding spore cortex biosynthesis protein YabQ, translated to MSEFETFFWIITGGAAVGLVFDFYRSFRKWLNWGRILTFGGDVLFSLVAMGILFCFFERANALDFRFYIIWGSLLGLALYLRLLSRFSLRCFNGFYRLISFLANLIHRAIMIPVRALVLIMRPPYAMLRWLSMLLYRIGEIILVERIMRINRRLREWWKGFLPPRINH
- the yabP gene encoding sporulation protein YabP, with the translated sequence MVDKVPKGHRLVMENRELIELTGVRKVQSFDPKEIVLETELGILSVKGEQLGIKLLNLEEGLVDLQGFVAALVYHRNSGDASRRGFLNRVFR
- a CDS encoding SpoIIE family protein phosphatase; the protein is MAEWATLKLDQGLRSRISIESAFVPMVLGGLLARGSVLGLHPFGVAFGAALILRGEKGFAFGLLGVLVGLISLNDVAFTLQGVAVLATLMVIMPPIRKKKNQGIYLVTLTCLITTLVAYLAICLANPNLYALLTMGLQGVLSGGCAIIFWFALCHQEAIWRAEFQREQGIAWLFILIGVISGLQGVQVMEINFAVVLLSFFTLFVSERYGAGTAAGVGALLGFMPQLAIDTQNLVDAGIYGLAGFCTGAFRRFGKLGIGTAFIAVMLMLTIFLRQEAIYSQLISSTVGLFLFLLWPGATPEKSFLKPKVIPEVETTVSKVKALSEIFDQIALSYQASETEALEMRPEVPELMNVLVERVCHSCPTMDVCWNREFYKTYHIFFELFGLVEKETDLSLQSLPIEWKRHCGRLKEMLLGVQFIIEQEKNQETWRRRLLLNQEALSRQFLNVSQVIGNLAKELHTQHNWEVVKPSNLARRRRFFLDVGISMFTKTGNGMSGDNYASIAFSTKEHAFVLSDGMGVGENAAKMSATALTLLEQLLTTGFKPEGAIQALNSILVLRSPEESFVTIDMAILDLESVDLKLIKVGASPSYLIGPDGVKTIESSSLPAGILNQIDTPVIEMEMQSGEALILLTDGIQDVSKEGTDWIKDFLEKTPPMDKSQKIADLIGEEARRLSGGTLDDDGIVMVIRKNYWSE
- a CDS encoding sigma factor-like helix-turn-helix DNA-binding protein, which translates into the protein MHLEIRGLEKLSFRERQAVMLKESGKSLEDISKRLHLSQSSVATLLTRARSKGYEIVCIIPGGELGLEGEELDEDGSSED
- a CDS encoding S1 RNA-binding domain-containing protein; its protein translation is MAIDVGSIVEGVVTGITNFGAFIELPDRVTGLVHISEVADAYVKDVRDYLKEQDHVKVKVIHVDEKGKIGLSIKQANPTVRNVGRERRLPPTISFEDKLAKFIKDSDERQTEFRRATDSKRGGRGSSRY
- a CDS encoding RNA-binding S4 domain-containing protein encodes the protein MRIDKYLKVSRLIKRRTVAKDVCVGEKISINGKTVKPSAEVKIGDRITLEFANRVIEVRVLSTPNSVKANEAQALYETIRDERRTES